One stretch of Candidatus Bathyarchaeota archaeon DNA includes these proteins:
- a CDS encoding glycosyltransferase produces the protein MPTYLSVLGCGVNERKLMRDLANKESVRVITLTREVPSERLADLLDSQSVNTIELPFGRFSKPAFVFDFVWSLLLSATFIPYRLIGNRAFDVIYVRGASEAVGFISMQWLHGIPVVFKLMSYRSDEYKTENPRLTRRIICKILLILDQIAIHTSEKVIVPSVSFKKDLMAQHRISTDKISVLRVGASISHFLSAKPSVIKDNSTFTLGYFGSLLEFNDVACLLKALKLLKNKIPFKLILSTKANLQQAHRMVNEYGLKDNVTVTSTPFELVPQLMANIDVIMIPRRKLSSTDLVIPLKLIEAGAASKPVIIAKTEIIGVELTDKKQVLMYEPSNVEDLTDKIFQLYNDKALRSSLGNHLFDYAKEFDWSNISVALRNILCA, from the coding sequence TTGCCTACCTACCTTTCAGTGCTAGGCTGTGGTGTAAACGAACGTAAGTTGATGCGAGACTTAGCAAACAAAGAATCTGTGCGTGTAATAACTCTAACTAGAGAAGTTCCGTCTGAAAGGCTAGCTGATCTGTTAGATTCACAAAGCGTTAATACGATAGAATTGCCTTTCGGGCGTTTTAGTAAACCTGCCTTTGTATTTGACTTTGTCTGGAGTTTACTCTTGTCAGCAACTTTTATTCCTTATCGTCTCATAGGCAACCGTGCTTTCGATGTAATCTATGTGCGTGGTGCCTCCGAAGCTGTTGGTTTTATTTCAATGCAGTGGCTACACGGAATTCCTGTAGTATTTAAATTAATGAGTTACCGGTCAGATGAATACAAGACTGAAAACCCACGCTTAACCCGGAGAATAATCTGTAAAATTCTTTTAATTTTAGACCAAATAGCTATCCATACATCAGAAAAAGTAATTGTTCCCAGCGTTTCATTCAAAAAAGACCTGATGGCACAACACAGGATTTCAACAGACAAAATATCTGTTCTCAGAGTCGGTGCCTCCATAAGTCACTTTTTATCGGCTAAACCCTCTGTCATTAAGGATAATTCCACATTTACACTAGGTTATTTCGGCTCTTTACTCGAATTCAACGATGTAGCTTGCTTGCTTAAAGCGCTTAAATTGCTCAAAAACAAAATTCCATTTAAATTAATATTATCCACCAAGGCAAACTTGCAACAGGCTCACAGAATGGTCAATGAGTACGGATTGAAAGATAACGTTACTGTAACGTCAACTCCTTTCGAATTAGTTCCGCAGCTTATGGCAAATATTGACGTGATTATGATACCTAGACGGAAACTTAGTAGCACTGACCTTGTTATTCCACTTAAACTCATTGAAGCTGGTGCTGCCAGCAAACCCGTGATTATTGCAAAAACGGAAATAATTGGCGTTGAGTTAACCGACAAAAAGCAAGTCTTAATGTACGAGCCGAGCAATGTCGAAGACCTTACTGATAAAATTTTTCAGTTATACAATGATAAAGCACTTAGGTCGAGTTTGGGGAACCACTTATTTGATTATGCTAAAGAGTTTGATTGGTCAAATATCAGTGTTGCATTAAGAAATATATTATGTGCTTGA
- a CDS encoding glycosyltransferase, whose product MKFLFVFSKYYPKLDIACVSDLINSASIGLIKKGHEVHIMNSLDGSSKSLKNCSSEFNAVARSFEKANPGMFIHTVTSPFKVADSYFAYFFGTSAYMNNQFSKLVKEIQPDVVHFHAPMLFGHQILRKKGDYLSVYTAHDYWFLCQRAYLLKNAKQPCTERKNCFYCALKSHKPPQFGHFFNSFKKAIDDVDLILTPSLKVHEILSSQLKNRIECVPHFVPVQKQVIAPSGYSDFFLFAGALEPHKGILDLIEVFRKYSDQIDKKLVIVGNGSLKATIVNLIQKYSLQTKIILLGYVDKELLWSLYKDASALIVPSLNHDPCPTVVMEAFSVGTPVIGSDTGGIPEMVRKIDGNLVFHTGNNEALMKILSDYKKSRYPSERVKDVCQQYFSVDSYVSLYLKIVENSLSNRKNQP is encoded by the coding sequence TTGAAATTTTTGTTTGTGTTTTCTAAATATTATCCTAAACTAGATATTGCATGTGTTAGCGATTTAATTAATTCTGCCTCTATTGGTTTAATTAAAAAAGGGCATGAGGTGCACATAATGAACAGTCTCGACGGGTCCTCAAAATCGTTGAAAAACTGTTCTTCTGAGTTTAATGCCGTTGCCCGCAGCTTTGAAAAAGCTAATCCTGGTATGTTTATTCATACTGTGACTTCGCCGTTCAAAGTTGCTGATTCTTACTTTGCCTACTTTTTCGGCACTTCAGCGTATATGAATAACCAGTTCAGTAAGTTAGTGAAAGAAATACAACCCGATGTGGTTCACTTTCATGCTCCTATGCTTTTTGGGCATCAAATCTTACGCAAAAAAGGCGATTATCTATCTGTTTACACAGCTCATGATTACTGGTTCCTTTGTCAAAGAGCATATCTGCTAAAAAATGCTAAACAACCCTGTACTGAGCGGAAAAATTGTTTTTATTGCGCACTTAAGTCTCATAAGCCTCCACAATTTGGTCATTTTTTTAACAGTTTTAAAAAGGCAATTGATGATGTCGATTTAATCTTGACGCCCAGCTTGAAGGTTCACGAAATCCTTTCTTCCCAACTAAAAAATCGCATTGAGTGTGTTCCTCATTTTGTTCCTGTTCAAAAACAAGTGATTGCACCCTCTGGGTATTCTGATTTCTTTTTATTTGCAGGTGCCTTAGAGCCTCATAAAGGAATCCTTGATTTAATTGAGGTTTTCCGAAAATACTCTGATCAAATTGATAAAAAACTGGTTATAGTTGGTAATGGTTCTTTGAAAGCGACTATTGTTAATCTTATACAAAAATATTCTTTACAGACTAAAATAATTCTTTTGGGATATGTTGATAAGGAGTTGTTATGGTCGCTTTACAAAGATGCATCCGCTTTAATTGTTCCTTCCCTCAACCATGACCCCTGTCCAACAGTTGTAATGGAAGCATTTTCGGTGGGTACCCCTGTTATTGGTTCTGATACAGGTGGCATTCCAGAAATGGTTCGCAAAATAGATGGGAACCTTGTTTTCCACACGGGCAACAATGAGGCGTTAATGAAAATTCTTTCAGATTACAAAAAAAGTAGATATCCTTCTGAAAGAGTCAAAGATGTCTGCCAACAGTATTTCTCAGTGGATTCTTACGTTTCACTATACCTTAAAATCGTCGAAAACAGTTTATCTAATAGGAAAAACCAACCTTGA